One genomic segment of Coffea arabica cultivar ET-39 chromosome 6e, Coffea Arabica ET-39 HiFi, whole genome shotgun sequence includes these proteins:
- the LOC113694817 gene encoding transcription factor IBH1-like 1, whose translation MRSASSLRQEFLKKWLKGLQIYSGSKKEMSILERKKAIKLSADIAMASTRISTSSWSRALMAKASNDATNKVLVQHVLSPEAQKLVPIKKDPKKLMIISRSTSSISKRISSKKIVRRSCYATRRMRKAAAQVVEASSIAKRLVMKRTEVLKSLVPGGEYMDDVSLIRETLDYILSLRLQVDVMRHFANATEETDHGKGYK comes from the coding sequence ATGCGGTCTGCTAGCTCACTCAGGCAAGAGTTCCTCAAGAAATGGTTAAAGGGTCTACAAATTTACAGCGGCAGCAAGAAGGAAATGAGCATTCTTGAGCGGAAAAAGGCCATAAAATTATCAGCAGATATTGCTATGGCTTCCACCAGAATCTCAACATCTTCCTGGAGTCGTGCCCTTATGGCAAAAGCGTCCAATGATGCCACGAATAAGGTCCTCGTCCAGCATGTTTTAAGCCCCGAGGCTCAGAAACTAGTCCCAATAAAGAAAGATCCCAAGAAGTTGATGATCATTTCCAGGAGCACAAGCAGCATCAGCAAGAGAATTAGTAGCAAGAAAATCGTAAGAAGAAGTTGCTATGCTACGAGAAGGATGCGAAAGGCAGCAGCCCAGGTGGTTGAAGCTAGTTCTATTGCGAAAAGGCTGGTAATGAAGAGGACAGAAGTGCTTAAAAGTCTTGTACCGGGAGGAGAATACATGGATGACGTTTCTTTGATCAGGGAAACCCTAGATTACATTCTGTCACTGCGACTTCAGGTGGATGTAATGCGGCATTTTGCCAATGCTACCGAGGAAACGGATCATGGCAAAGGTTACAAATAG